One Cryptosporangium minutisporangium DNA window includes the following coding sequences:
- a CDS encoding sugar ABC transporter substrate-binding protein yields the protein MLTAVALVATAACGDSGSSGGTKKMSFVVANISLNFALEMANGGKYAAEEAGGIDLKVVGPATTDGPQEVQMFQNTITTNRDGAVVENLAPDLFTRPYAQAVEKGIPIVALDTVPLDGSKVDLYVGNDNYELGTQLADEAIERLPKDARGTVVLGVPNPGVPVLEMRAKGIKDTFAKKLPGVTIKGPFQTFSDPGQSYNAWSSQVRANRNALAFLGVGDADSYSLARLKKETGGKWLSGGFDLDAKTLEAVKDGTNFVTISPEHYLKGYVAMRLLAEAVKDGEDLPKGWFYTPGVVVDSSNIDAIIARQASDDARRKGIADEAKKLFADTDAYLRPLKDAR from the coding sequence GTGCTGACGGCCGTCGCGCTGGTGGCGACCGCCGCGTGCGGTGACTCGGGGAGCTCCGGCGGGACGAAGAAGATGTCGTTCGTCGTCGCGAACATCAGCTTGAACTTCGCGCTGGAGATGGCGAACGGCGGCAAGTACGCCGCGGAGGAGGCCGGCGGCATCGACCTCAAGGTCGTCGGTCCGGCCACCACCGACGGGCCGCAGGAAGTGCAGATGTTCCAGAACACGATCACCACGAACCGGGACGGCGCGGTGGTCGAGAACCTGGCCCCTGACCTGTTCACCCGACCGTATGCCCAGGCCGTCGAGAAGGGCATCCCGATCGTCGCGCTCGACACCGTGCCGCTGGACGGCAGCAAGGTCGACCTCTACGTCGGCAACGACAACTACGAACTCGGCACCCAGTTGGCCGATGAGGCGATCGAACGCCTGCCGAAGGACGCGCGCGGCACCGTCGTCCTCGGCGTTCCCAACCCCGGCGTCCCGGTGCTGGAGATGCGGGCGAAGGGCATCAAGGACACGTTCGCGAAGAAGCTGCCCGGCGTCACGATCAAGGGCCCGTTCCAGACGTTCAGCGACCCCGGTCAGAGCTACAACGCCTGGTCGTCGCAGGTGCGCGCGAACCGGAACGCGCTGGCGTTCCTCGGCGTCGGCGACGCCGACAGCTACTCGCTCGCCCGGCTGAAGAAGGAGACCGGCGGGAAGTGGCTCTCCGGCGGGTTCGACCTGGACGCCAAGACGCTGGAGGCGGTGAAGGACGGTACGAACTTCGTGACGATCTCCCCGGAGCACTACCTCAAGGGGTACGTCGCGATGCGGCTGCTCGCCGAGGCGGTGAAGGACGGCGAGGACCTCCCGAAGGGCTGGTTCTACACGCCCGGCGTGGTCGTGGACTCCAGCAACATCGACGCGATCATCGCCCGTCAGGCCTCCGACGACGCCCGGCGCAAGGGCATCGCCGACGAGGCGAAGAAGCTGTTCGCGGATACGGACGCCTACCTTCGTCCGCTGAAGGACGCCCGCTGA
- a CDS encoding ATP-binding cassette domain-containing protein, with amino-acid sequence MLLASDLTKRYGGVTALAGAGLRLAPGEVHALLGENGAGKSTLVKILAGVVAPDSGRMTIDDREVRLTGPADARRHGIAVVSQELSLFGDLDVLGNLFVTGQPVRRGLLDRAEMTRRASPLLAELGLDDVPLRTPVGELDLARRQLLEICRALLGDPGVVILDEPTSALPAAAVARLHAVIRGITARGVAVLYVSHFLEEVAALADRVTILRDGRNVVSEVPAAQLSLAEMVTAMLGEAPLAARSAIAASTA; translated from the coding sequence ATGCTGCTCGCCTCCGACCTCACCAAGCGGTACGGCGGCGTGACCGCGCTCGCCGGCGCCGGTCTGCGGCTGGCGCCCGGCGAGGTGCACGCGCTGCTCGGCGAGAACGGCGCGGGCAAGTCCACGCTGGTGAAGATCCTCGCCGGGGTGGTGGCACCGGACAGCGGCCGGATGACGATCGACGACCGCGAGGTGCGGCTGACCGGCCCGGCCGACGCCCGGCGGCACGGCATCGCGGTCGTGTCCCAGGAGCTGTCGCTCTTCGGAGACCTGGACGTGCTCGGGAACCTGTTCGTCACCGGCCAGCCGGTGCGGAGAGGGCTGTTGGACCGCGCCGAGATGACGCGGCGCGCAAGCCCGCTCCTGGCCGAACTCGGCCTGGACGACGTCCCGCTGCGGACGCCGGTCGGGGAGCTGGACCTGGCCCGGCGGCAGCTGCTGGAGATCTGCCGCGCGCTGCTCGGGGATCCGGGCGTGGTCATCCTCGACGAGCCGACCTCCGCGCTGCCCGCCGCCGCGGTCGCCCGGCTGCACGCGGTGATCCGGGGGATCACCGCCCGGGGCGTCGCCGTGCTCTACGTCTCGCACTTCCTGGAGGAGGTCGCCGCGCTCGCCGATCGGGTGACGATCCTCCGGGACGGTCGCAACGTGGTCAGTGAGGTGCCTGCCGCGCAGCTCTCGCTCGCCGAGATGGTCACCGCGATGCTCGGCGAGGCGCCGCTGGCCGCTCGTTCCGCGATCGCGGCGTCGACGGCGG
- a CDS encoding SDR family NAD(P)-dependent oxidoreductase, producing MPPRVAIVTGAARGLGQEFAVALAGGGHAVAGFDIADQSATRARIEEAGGRFLAVPVDVTDEASVRAAVKIVADTFSAVHIVVNNAGIYPPMAFEDTTLDDWHRILRLNLDGPFLVTRAALPHLRKAGWGRVVNIVSAVVFLGPPELVAYTTSKAGLVGFTRALATAVGADGITVNAIAPGLTATETATATTGADGGFDRVRALQAVPRTERPEDLVSTLLYVCDEGSGFLTGQTINVDGGSARH from the coding sequence ATGCCGCCCCGCGTTGCGATCGTCACCGGTGCAGCCCGCGGGCTGGGGCAGGAATTCGCGGTCGCGCTGGCGGGCGGAGGTCATGCGGTGGCCGGCTTCGACATCGCCGACCAGTCCGCCACCCGGGCGCGGATCGAGGAGGCCGGTGGCCGCTTCCTCGCGGTCCCGGTCGACGTCACCGACGAGGCCTCGGTCCGGGCCGCGGTGAAGATCGTCGCGGACACGTTCTCCGCGGTCCACATCGTCGTGAACAACGCCGGCATCTACCCGCCGATGGCGTTCGAGGACACCACGCTGGACGACTGGCACCGGATCCTGCGACTCAACCTCGACGGCCCGTTCCTGGTCACCCGCGCGGCGCTGCCCCATCTGCGGAAGGCCGGGTGGGGCCGGGTCGTGAACATCGTCTCGGCGGTGGTGTTCCTCGGCCCGCCCGAGCTGGTCGCGTACACCACCTCCAAGGCCGGACTGGTCGGTTTCACCCGGGCGCTCGCCACCGCGGTCGGCGCCGACGGCATCACGGTGAACGCGATCGCGCCGGGGCTCACCGCGACCGAGACCGCCACCGCCACGACCGGCGCGGACGGCGGCTTCGACCGCGTCCGGGCTCTGCAGGCGGTGCCGCGGACCGAACGCCCGGAGGATCTGGTCTCGACCCTGCTCTACGTCTGCGACGAGGGCAGCGGGTTCCTCACCGGCCAGACCATCAACGTCGACGGCGGCTCGGCGCGCCACTGA
- a CDS encoding ATP-binding cassette domain-containing protein encodes SAAADDDAADPGSRSVQLDRVTVPHRLEDVSLTARAGEVVGLAGLQGAGHLSVFEVLWGRAVPTSGDVRLPDGGARPRTTADAVRCRVAFVPSDRKGLGLTLDQTVAENVTCVSWLARRRGGWLLRPGRARTVARRHIAELRIKAEPDDLVGQLSGGNQQKVVFAKWLEAEPDVVLLDDPTRGVDVGVKAEMQQIVRRLAAAGKVVLMCSTDLAELAEVCDRVIVLYRGRVRSELSGDALTEHALLHAVNTGQLAAPTALEPSQGDAGNRAR; translated from the coding sequence CTCGGCCGCCGCCGACGACGACGCCGCGGACCCGGGAAGCCGGTCGGTGCAGCTCGACCGGGTCACGGTTCCGCACCGGCTGGAGGACGTCTCGCTGACCGCGCGGGCCGGCGAGGTGGTCGGGCTGGCCGGGCTGCAGGGCGCCGGGCACCTCTCGGTGTTCGAGGTGTTGTGGGGCCGAGCGGTCCCGACGTCGGGCGACGTCCGGCTGCCCGACGGCGGCGCCCGGCCCCGGACGACGGCGGACGCGGTGCGGTGCCGGGTGGCGTTCGTGCCGAGCGATCGCAAAGGGCTCGGCCTGACGCTCGACCAGACCGTGGCCGAGAACGTCACCTGCGTCTCGTGGCTGGCGCGGCGCCGCGGAGGATGGCTGCTACGGCCGGGACGGGCCCGGACGGTGGCCCGGCGGCACATCGCCGAGCTGCGGATCAAGGCCGAGCCCGACGACCTCGTCGGTCAGCTGTCCGGCGGCAACCAGCAGAAGGTGGTCTTCGCGAAGTGGCTGGAGGCCGAGCCGGACGTCGTCCTGCTCGACGACCCGACGCGCGGCGTCGACGTCGGGGTGAAGGCCGAGATGCAGCAGATCGTGCGGCGGCTCGCGGCGGCCGGGAAGGTCGTGCTGATGTGCTCGACCGACCTCGCCGAGCTCGCGGAGGTGTGCGATCGGGTCATCGTCCTGTACCGCGGCCGCGTCCGCTCCGAACTGTCCGGCGACGCGCTCACCGAGCACGCCCTGCTGCACGCCGTGAACACCGGCCAACTGGCCGCCCCCACGGCCCTGGAGCCCTCTCAGGGCGACGCTGGCAATCGAGCGCGATGA
- a CDS encoding ABC transporter permease, with the protein MTDRPATDTEPPPAVEPVAAPPRRPSRTWLREEAGVLVVLVALVVVVGAFQPDFWIAGNLTEIARQSSYIGILAIGMVFALAMREVDLSVGGTYALTIVVGALLTRDGVSPWVAAVVAIAIGGLLGFLNGLFTTYVQVPSFIATLGTLSLYKGLALALSNGQQVGGLDQDHPFFQVVGGTILGLPGAVWALLLSAALMTVVFTRTRFGAQIRAVGSNPDAAAFTGIPVNRVRIKALTVTGLLAGVSGVLALSFFVAGDPTVGQGYELMAIAAAIIGGTPLRGGTGSVPGAVLGSLILSVVAASLVFFSVPINWTTFATGAVILLAVALDSGLRRARAARRRTTS; encoded by the coding sequence ATGACCGACCGCCCCGCGACCGACACGGAGCCGCCGCCGGCCGTGGAGCCGGTCGCCGCTCCGCCGCGGCGGCCCTCCCGGACCTGGCTCCGGGAGGAGGCCGGCGTCCTGGTCGTGCTGGTGGCGCTCGTCGTTGTCGTCGGTGCCTTCCAGCCGGACTTCTGGATCGCCGGCAACCTCACCGAGATCGCCCGGCAGTCCTCCTACATCGGCATCCTCGCGATCGGCATGGTGTTCGCGCTGGCCATGCGGGAGGTCGACCTCTCGGTCGGCGGCACCTACGCGCTCACGATCGTGGTCGGCGCGCTGCTGACCCGGGACGGCGTCAGCCCATGGGTCGCCGCGGTCGTGGCGATCGCGATCGGCGGTCTGCTGGGCTTCCTCAACGGCCTGTTCACCACGTACGTCCAGGTGCCGTCGTTCATCGCGACGCTCGGCACGCTCTCGCTCTACAAGGGCCTCGCGCTGGCGCTCTCGAACGGCCAGCAGGTCGGCGGCCTGGATCAGGACCATCCGTTCTTCCAGGTCGTCGGCGGCACGATCCTCGGGCTGCCCGGCGCGGTCTGGGCGCTGCTGCTCTCCGCGGCGCTGATGACGGTCGTGTTCACCCGGACCCGGTTCGGCGCACAGATCCGTGCGGTGGGCTCGAACCCGGACGCGGCGGCGTTCACCGGCATCCCGGTGAACCGGGTCCGGATCAAGGCGCTGACCGTCACCGGGTTGCTCGCCGGCGTCTCCGGCGTCCTCGCGCTCTCGTTCTTCGTCGCCGGTGACCCGACGGTCGGCCAGGGCTACGAGCTGATGGCGATCGCGGCCGCGATCATCGGCGGGACCCCGCTGCGCGGCGGCACCGGCTCGGTGCCCGGAGCGGTCCTCGGCTCGCTGATCCTCAGCGTCGTCGCGGCCAGCCTGGTGTTCTTCAGCGTCCCGATCAACTGGACGACGTTCGCGACCGGCGCCGTGATCCTGCTCGCCGTCGCGCTCGACAGCGGCTTGCGGAGGGCCCGTGCAGCCCGCCGCCGCACCACCTCCTGA